GTTGCAGCTCAGCCTGTCCAGGAGCTCAATGGTGCCCTGGTCAGGATCTAGGAGGAGATACTCCAGGACACCATCCGTCATCTCATAAGGAGCGCATGCCCCAAAGTTATCAGGCATGCAAACAACCACATGGAGGCCATGCAGACTATTGCGGAACCAGTTTGAGTTGCTgaaatgacatttcagcaaattggacAAGCCTGTCacatcagtttttcagtttctctgTGACTTTGGTTTAAGCGCCCTGTGGGCtgatcaattttattttcatcaaatgatgtggCATCCTTTTGTTGCTAACATATTACCCATTCCATATCAGCATGGATATCCAGCATGATTTGTTTTCCAACTGAGATCTGACatgttttcaaattgtttttttttcagcagtgtATGTGAAAATATCATGCAGGGTTCCTGCGAAAGAACAATATCAAATATCATTTGATTGCATCAATAACCATCACTTCTGTGCTTCGTGCTAAAATTGTCGAGTTACATTAAATCATATTCTGCCGGAACAAAACCTTTAATCTGACTTCACTGTGGTTGGGAGGTGAATCATATCAAGTTATTTTCTATTCATGTGTCCGATGCAACTCTTCATTTTTGAGAGGAATGCAAACCAATCTGCAGAGTTTACTaaacaaaacagctttaattgaCTGTAGGTGATTGATAATAGAACTTGTCCATGCCTCTAATATCACGGCCCAACTCAGATATACTGTTTCAACTTCATACCTCCACAAACAGCTTTGGTATATTTTTTCAGAAATTTAAACAAGAAACATACTTACGTTATGCTACGTTTTTTCACATAAAGCGTCATTATAATAGGAAGTGTATttaatacaaaagaaaacaacaaggaACAAGAAACAACACCATTTGATGGCCAATCTCAACCTTGCGGCACACGTTACAACCTCTTACCTGAGAGCACAGTGAATATGGCAGCGAAGGCGTTGAGCTTCAGGCCGTCGATGACGTTGCCAATGTGACACACTTCTAGAGACATGAGGATGCCTCCGGTGGCCAGCAGCAGGATGTACAGGCACTCTGCCACGATGCACAGCCACAGCACCCCTACGGAGACAGGTAGTTAATACAAAGGAAACGCAAAGAGGGAGAGCAAGCTCACATCCTCATGACTGGGATTAGATCAAGAGGACGATGGAAGGGTGgtgaaggaggagggggggaaaaaaatcatcctTAAACAAGAGTGAAGAGAGTGGACAGGGAAGGATACAAGGATGGATGAGGACAAGGGATGAGTGGAGAAAGGTGGATAAGTGACCACCTTTACCCATATCATTAACCTtcacagagagagggaggacaCACAGAGTGATATATAAGGAGACACCTCATCCTGAGCTCATGTCTCGATTGTTTATGAGAAAATATTAGCAGGTAAAAAACTGAGGTAAACTGCTGTCTAATTACATGCATGATCCAACCGTTAACAGattgaatataaaaatctaATTCTAAACAGTCACATCCTTTTTTGCTAacataaatgtaattattttataacAAAGATACTTTTATAGTGGGCAGATGGAAAGGATTAAGTGTGGTTATTGCAGCATATTTAAAGACAGTGTACTGTAGTGATCTGCAATCATAagcaatttattaaaatgtacacTAGTTCTATTCTACATTTTGTTCATGTGCTACCATGATGTGTAAATATAATCACAAAAGAGATTTCAGCACGAAAGAGATATACAAGTGCTTGACGTCTATTATCTTTCCTTTGATCCAAACTGCTGTTTCAGATGATAAAGAGCTTTCAGTTTCAGCCAGTTTATGCTTTAGAGAGATTTAATCAGTTAGTTGCTTAGTTACAGATTTTCAAATTGTTTAGCGGTTTTAttttgtggcaaaaaaaaaaaaaaacatgtttatttttggatcTGAGCAGTAATTTCGACATTCTTTGGTGGgtggagatgatggagataaccTTTGACTGAGGATGCGCTTAATGTGGCGACTGGGGACTAGAGCCTGGACCGTGAAGAAGGACCAGTTTTATGAGGGTTCAGGTCAGGATTTTCAGGCTGGATCATTTCAGGCTCTGTCACCATTGTAATTTATGCTGCTTTGGAGCAGGTTAAATTTCCGGATTAGAGATTAAGACCATGAAAACACCACCGCTCAACCAATCAATGCTCTAAGCCTTAAAGCATTGATTAGAGCATATGTATAAGAAAACAAGAAGCACAGTGGTGTTTGAATCCCGCGCTCCTCCGTTCCTCTTTTCTCCTTTTCACAGAGTTCCACAGGTACATCTTGGTTTATCAGAACATCTTTGAGAGAGACACTGCGGTATAAATGGTCCTTATGTATTTAAAACACATACTGATTTCTCTACAGTGTGATCCTGGCAGAAGGGAAAGACTTAAAAACTGATTATAATTTGTTTCTCAGCTATAAAACTTCTTTCCCAAACGATCTCTTTTATTATAAGCACAGAGCCCACAATACCCTCCCAACTGCTACACGCCGTGCCGGAACATTTAGGCCGTTACTCAGATCACTTgcataatattttaaaagaaagtttaacgtcacaaattacacaaaaaaaataacaaaaatttaAGAAATCTCCAACTGTTGCAATGAATAATGTTTACTTTTGTAAATCCCTTAGAGTGGTGGTTCCCGACCCTGGTCCCCAACTACCCTTGTCCtccatgttttaggtgttttctCGCcgccacacacctgacttaaaaGGATGGATGATTAATATGCCACTGCGTCACTTGATGGCTGCAGAGGAGGTGACGCAATCAATTGCGTCAGGTGAGCTGGACCAGAGACACGTCTAAGGCCGGCTTCACGCTGTCGACGTTCCTTGTCCGCTCTGTCCTTTAATTGCAAAATGTGCCGTGCAGCAATCCAAACTGCATCCATGTAAGATCTGTTAATGCATCCAGACAGCCCCGCCCCCTTCCCTCCTTTACTTTGAAATAATACCAAATCCTGTgtcagacttcctgtctggctcagCTGGCATTTAGAAATTGATGCGTTTTGCTCCCTTATCTGTCTTTTCTGTCTTGCCATAGCACcattaacctggccagccagattgataatgtgtaaaactgcacattatcaatctgggactgctccattttaatccatttggggaaaggaaagacattcagcagaactctctgagctgattgggcaaagcgacacctagtgcccaaCTACCAAAGGCTGGTTTAAGCCAATCACGGTGTCAAATTAAAACCTAAGCAGCAGCTGCTATGaaaaaccacaacaaggtaagctagtgaaggcacttcttgctgtccTTTTATCAAAGAAGCaatcaaaacagatgtgatagcagcagctacgtgcGTCCTCCtgagctgccatgtttattttggttcagctgtgggctcagcagctcttacTTTCGTCACTccagtatgtcccgccttaaactaCAATACTGAAacatgattggcccgaaccttttttggttcggacacaaatgGTTGAAGCCAGAGCGGTACACGATGGATTCtcgtgtttgtgaacacacaagtACCACGAAGATTAATGTTGCAGGCAGGGTTATAGCGCCACGGAGCCAGTGGGAAATACCCTATTGACcagaatggcttttatttgtgacTGACCTGAGTAGGCATGGATGCTGCCGTCTGTGTGAATGAGGGGAAAACATGCAGGAAACGGGTACAAGAGGACCTGTGTTGGGAACCACTGCCTTATAGTAAAGAGGAATTAAATCAGAATTGTTGCACAGAGATGTCAAAATTGGTAATGACAAAATGTTTGATATCTTCCTGCTTTAATAATATGGCTGCAATATTGAGTGACTTTTTTCATGTCCTGCATTCTTCCTGCCTCTTAGTCATGATTGGTCTTCTCCTTGCTTCCCGACTGTTTTAGGTTTCAAGTGTCTCCAGAGTCAGTAGCCTGGGGTTGGCTACTAACTctgaaatttaattaataatcagCTTTTTTGTACCATTAAAGTGCAATCTTCTCTGTCAGGTTTATTTCAGTTGGACCTCTTTGAGAAAACCTAGATATTTTGAACCTCCTTCATAGCACAGAGGCCTGATCTTCAGGACACAACAAATCCAacgtgtttttctttcctctaaTACTTGTGCCCAGTAAAAGGATGAACCCCTTGCAGCTGCAAGTGCACAAACAATGTCTACacctttacaaaaaaagagactcctttgctttcatttttgaccAGGTCAAATGCAACATATCGGAATCCTACTGGACGTGGCCTGCTAGCGACGATATAAGCTAACGTCCAGACAGCAGAACTTTGGGTCATTCTTAAAACCAATATGCTGATGCTGCGGTGAAGGTCTGGGTTAAAACCTAAAGCTGTGACGAATGTAACGAATACTACCATTGGTCAGTACATCCGGTTGGCTTCCATGGAGCAGCAAGCAGACAGACATTGCTGACCAAGGAGTCTCATTGATTTCTTAGCCAAATCTGTCTGATACTTGGAGGTCAGAACTGATCATTTAACTCCTAACTAGACGAAGATGGAGCTTGATAGATATTTCCCGGACAATAGAAATGCAATGTCCTTTCATTGTTTATTATTGCATACAAAAAATGAGTATGGACtgttgtttgtcagttttttctTGGATTGGATATAGAATCAAGTTAGGGATTTTCTTTCAAATCTACAGCGTGactaaaaatgtcaaaatgtgtAATTCATCACTCAGTCCTTTCTGAAGCATTTAGCTGTAAGCCAaaacccctttttaaaaaatgctgtTCACAGAGCCTTTCATTTAGACTCCTGAGGACAGTATATGTCTATTGGAGGATCGGTCTACATGGCCTGCTTCTTGACACATTTCTTACCAGAAGGCATGGCTATTGAATTTTCATTACAGCATATAGCAGGTCTGATAAGATTAAACACCTTTGAAGTAGTTTTTTCCATTCTTATACTCCCTGGGTTTTTGAGAATCTTTCTCttatcagacagacagacaggcagacgtGAAAGCCTTTTAgtaaatttatttaacatgataAATGTCAGACATAATGTTTCTTCTTTCTCAATGAAATCTTAAGATTAAATGTTTGTATGCAAACCTTTAACTGTCACTGTTTTCAATGAACCAATTCAATCCAACCTCCTCTTGATGAAAACTTTGTTGCTCTTTTGCTACGTCTGCTAAGTTCAGTCATAGTTACCGTGGCAACAAGATTCATCTCTAAGTATGACTTTTACAATCTTTTTCCCAGAAGATGTTGGCGCACTGAGTTGCATGACCTCCTATCTGAAACAACAGGCGGCGAGTGCGACAAAATCTCGCCACACCTCTAGCTTTCACATTTCCTGCTTCACATAGAAGTCAACCTTTTCCTAATAGTTTTGGACCACAGTGGTGAAAATGTGGCTTGAAGTAGCCTCGTGAGAAAAAGATTGGACAACCTGTAAGTCATCGGTTGGTGTTGTAAAAATCACAGTTCGCATTTTGTCACTTCATACCAGAAACCTCAGCGTACTTTGTTGACGTTTTTTGTAACAGACCAACAGAAAGCCGTGCCTAATTGGGAGATACAGAGAAAATAATATGTTCTAtgatttttatataaaagatGTGGCATACAGATGtattcagctcttttttttttaaatctgatacCCCTTAATCAGTTTGAATACAGCAAGAAGCCACCCttggtttgattaaaaaagaaaagcttagagaaaaaaaaatcatttaaaccacTGAGGAAGGTCAGACAGTCAGACCCTTATGGGAGAgtaatgagacaaaaaaaacaaaaaaaaaagtggtgaaaGAAAATCATGAAATTTCCCATTTGCAGTTCGGCACAAGCTATGCAGCAAACGTGTGGAAGGAGGTGGTCTGGTGCAGATGAGAACCAAACTGACACTGCATATAACCTTGAATGCACCATTCCCATGTAACTCCTGACAGAGTAGACTTGAAACTGGGGCAAAGGTTTACCCTCCAGaaagacaacaacaactctaaacatgcagccagagtaGCAAAGAAATGACTTGGATtgaatgataatgataatgtgTAAGAATGACACAGTGAAAAAATAGATCTGTAAAACATTATTGTTCACGGATACTTTCCATAAAATGTATCATTTAAAGAGGAATAGGCAATAAATTGCAGCCTCTAAATAAGCAAAGCTGGCGGAGACACAGTCCCAAAAGACCTCCTATGGTCTTACATCCACAATGACTTGGACCTACTTATTCCATATAAGGAAATTCTTTTTTGAGTCAACGTTTTtgcataaaacattttagaaagatATATTCTCACCTCTTTCATTCTGCGGTGCCACATATATGAAACTTCGGCATTTCTCACCTggaaaacaatgtaaatgagacatttaatTGACACCCGCTGACAGCATAGCCACCCCTGCAACAGACTGATAAATGAAATTGGAACTTCATCTGTATTCCAGCGTATTCTCATACCGCGACAGAGCGTAGCAGGTGGACTCTGACCCAAGGGATAAAACTGTGACATTAGAATAAACATAAGGAAGAAATCTCAGAATGATCCAATTTGTCAAGAGATTCGCTTTCTGCCTCCATTCTTGCTTTTTTGTTGAAGAATGCAGCATcatgggagctgcacagcaaCATTGTCAACACAAAAATGCTTTAATGGCGCTCTGAAGAAATGCTTTCCGTAATGTCATATAGATCTACAACTGGAGGTCTGTGCAACGCCGTGGAACAGTTCTGTAGATCATCAGCGCGGGTTTTTCACACAATAGGAAGGAGACAGGAAAGAAAGTAAAGGGTCCACTCGGAAATAGGTACTTactgtttataaaataaagacCTGTTTAGCCCTGTCATAAATGAATTATGTTAACCCAAACAAAGATTTTttgtattaaatgtttttatgaaaattaaatattattggAAAATATCTAAttctcaaatcttttttttttttgcatgtccaGGTGTTCAATACATTTTAGCGTTTGAAATCTGTAtgttaaacaacaaaattaagtaaaaacatTTGTGCCAaactaatgtgacaaaatattaaattttgttatagattcatccatccatccatccatccatccatccatccatccatccatccatccatccatgcatccatccatccatccatccatccatccatgatctCTGTGTATGCATCTATTCAAACCTACCCTGTCAAAAggaatatgaatatatatatatatatatatatatatatatatatatatatatatatatatatatatatatatatatatatatatatatatatatatattccttttTGACACTGAAAGTTCTACCTGCACTTTCAGTGTCAGGAATTTTGCTTTCCTTTTATCTTGATCTATGTCAGGAGGCAAATCTTTAGCTGCCTTTAAATTTTGAgctacttctttatttattagtaTAGAACTTGTGACTACGTATTATAATAATGATGCATGATGCTCACTTTAAAGGAGAATTGCGCATGCTCCAAgatttttgcagacgtctgccccctctggcgacaagttgaaatgacactagcgttgtgcacgtgcatgggagaagacgaaaagcatctgccgccaTGACTGCACAGGTCATTTGTTTAGAGCCATTATGTCTTCTGAGGTGagacataaataaacaatgaagttagcccgtgttctctctGTAATGCATCGATTGCTttggagactcaacaaagtagccaggcgGCCAAGAGCGCAGAGCTCGTCACATCCACGCGCTGGCCCAGAAAATTTAGCCAGACTCTCTTATGAAGTAACTATCCAGCCCATAgtggcaactgcagtaaatacaGGATAACTTATTTTACATGTCTTGCAATTGTAAAGGCATGTATGGGAAAAtagtaaataatatttaacttcaaaactatgcacctttaattgAGAGATGATCAATTGCAATTACGGTGTGAAATAAAACCAAGACATCAAAACATACAACAGTAGTTTTTAATGCTCGTTAGCATCTCATACTGTGGAAAAGCCAAGATATTTCCAAATGCGCCAGCATTTCCAATTACCACCAGCCATGAATGTCTGGAGCGGTTTTTGTGCACGTACACTGGTTTTCCAGTAGGTGGCAAGTTTATAGATCGACacattaaaatcaaatcaaGTGTCTGATAACTATTCCACCAACACACGCATACACACTGGTTTTCACACATTCAATAAAATGACATTTGAATTGCGGTATGCCATAGTGACCACTTGGCCTGAGGGTTTCAAATAgttctttttatgtttcaaagCTACTTTTCTAATATCCAAATAATTTAGGCTCCAAACATAGAACTTTTGGAGGAAACCCACACCGAGCAGCAGGTTTTGTACATGGATATTTTTGATCTGCGTGAAGGGGCATTTTCTCGGATTATTCCTAAACCCCGTCAGTTGTAGCGGATCCAAAtcgttttattaattaaaattatatctACAAGTGGGACTCTGCTTGGCTCCGTGTGCCGGGGTGTCCGTTACGCGCCGCTCTGCGCGCACCGTCAGCGCTCCATCCCCGAGCGGAGGTCCAGATGGAACTTACCGGTCATGTTGATGTTCTGCTCGCAGGAGAACCAGATGCCGGTGTGAAATCTCCTCATCACGTACTTGTCCTCCCCGGTCTCCCAGATGTACTGCACCAGACGCGTGTCGTTGATGTTGGAGCTGTTGAACGTGATGCAGAACGCCTGCTTGGTGGTGACCGGACCGGTGCAGAACGGCTTCACCACCTTCCGCAACCCCTCGCACCAGTAGCTGGTGGTGAGAGCCGACACGGCCAGGAACAGGGCGAGGAAGTTCAAGGTGAGAGCCAGGGAGGCTCTCCGCCGCCGGTCGATGCCCATGACAGCCGGAGCGCAGTTAGAGGAGTGACTGCTCCTGAAACTTAATCCCCCTGCTGCGTGTGACACCGGATTCTAACGACTTTTCCCTCCTCAATTCCTCATAATCCGGTTATTGCCGGTAACGTTTCCTCCGCTAATTAACATCTGCTTCCCACAGTTCGACCATCGCATCTGCTCCTCCAGCGCCGTTACCGCTCATATCGTAGCCCCCCCACACCCACTCCTACTTAAAcactctgacacacacacacacatgaacgGGGCTCTGGGCTTCATACCGCAGAGAAGATGGGGAGCGGGTCTCCTGTGTGCCACCACCATCATCGCAATGTGATATTAAGTAGTttcacaaaagaacaaaagtacGAGTTTTACAGTGGAACAATATAAGTTATATTTCACTTGtgccttaaaaaaaagttttcaattGGTCTAAAGGGGCCGAGTAACATGACTTTACCAATTGCTATGCCAGTACCTCACACAGCTCACCCTGTTCActtgttgtattttatttcagtatttcacatgttgtttttgctctatttgttagtaaatgaaaaacttttgtgtatatttaccagtGGCGGTGCTAGCCATTTGGTTGCCCTAAGCGCAAATGTTTTGTGGTGCCCCCACTCCCCTTCCACACCCTGGAAAAAACCCccgaaaaaataattttaatttaaatgtttagaaAACATTTGCAATAACATTTGCAATAAGAGGAGGAATAAAAATCTTGGTAAAATACGGAACTAATTCTACACCAATAATTCACTGTTTGCAGTAGCTACTGTTATCAGTTCATattagtttaatattttatttcttaaattttCCTCTGgataaatatccatccatccatccatccatccatctatccattgggaatattaataaacacaACCGGTTTTAAGTGGGATTAAAAtgaggaaacaaataaaaaaaaacaatacataacATGTAATAATGGGGGATGTAATATAGAACTCGGACTCATTCTATGAAGTGACATTAGAATAAGAgttattttttgtgctttttttcataTGTCGTATTTGTGTGATgtaacccccccaaaaaacatcaaaatggtcgGACTTTACAGAGGAAACCGACCCATATGATTatgacaagttttgttttccagagaAAGATTCATTAAGAGTTTTTCAAAACCAAAAATCCTCAAAGTCTGCAGAACTTCCTCATATTATTTTAGATGAACAGAGTTTAATACTGCTGTTCAGagtaagtcattttaaaattagGACATACATAACAGACAGACATTGGGATAATTAGCCATGTCTGTGTTACTTTTGCACTTATCATTTTTCTTGCTTTTCATTTGTTCACAGCTTAGTGTTGATTTAGTAGTGAATAACTTCCTGTGAAATTATGTGTGTACAACAGTGAAAACGTCCATAggttgtttctgtttctctccctctcaGCTGCTACTGAGGGGCACCCACAGAGCACAAGAAGACAGAGTAGAGCTGTCTAACCCAACTTTTTAAGAAACGGGAGACTAAAAAAAATTGACGGAGTTGAaaggaacgtttttttttttttacattcacgTTACCAAGTCGTTTTTCATTCATCAACTTGTGATTTTGTTAGCTGCCAGTAACAGTAAAGAGTAAACAAGTAAATCGTTATAGATAAAATCTTGACCATTATTCTATATGCAAGAATGACTTGAATATTTTTTGAAGGATAAAATAACCCACTGGGATGATtatctggatcacacatctACCTGAACTAATAATAACATAAggcacagcttctctctgcctgCACAGGTATGGGACCACAGTGGTGGGGAGTGACAGAAGTGGAGAGAGGAGATGAGACTGTATGATCTACATCAAAGTTTACCATACAGAGTTAAACTTGGAGCATCATGAGGAGTTTTTTGTCTCAGGCATGGTGAGAATGACAACAAGGACTTTAAAGTGCAAAACCGCAG
Above is a genomic segment from Fundulus heteroclitus isolate FHET01 chromosome 10, MU-UCD_Fhet_4.1, whole genome shotgun sequence containing:
- the LOC105927395 gene encoding germ cell-specific gene 1-like protein, which translates into the protein MGIDRRRRASLALTLNFLALFLAVSALTTSYWCEGLRKVVKPFCTGPVTTKQAFCITFNSSNINDTRLVQYIWETGEDKYVMRRFHTGIWFSCEQNINMTGEKCRSFIYVAPQNERGVLWLCIVAECLYILLLATGGILMSLEVCHIGNVIDGLKLNAFAAIFTVLSGLLGMVAHMMFTTAFQLTVSLGPENWKPQTWDYSWSYILAWSSFTACMASSVTTINRYTKTILEFKHKRRNIEKNLKIKQKLLELDSPEQVWDMYISSVPSTAEELLDLSTNGRKLSNASIFLDLNNLPDPQAEEYC